One window of Agromyces rhizosphaerae genomic DNA carries:
- a CDS encoding nitrilase-related carbon-nitrogen hydrolase: MTIVRAAITQTTWTGDKDSMLDKHEQFARGAKEQGAQVICFQELFYGPYFGITEDVKYYDFAEPADGPIVQRFAALAAELGMVMVLPIYEEEQPGVYYNTAVVVDNDGTILGKYRKHHIPNLDKFWEKFYFRPGNLGYPVFQTAVGPIGVYICYDRHFPEGWRELGLNGAQIVFNPNATKPGLSNRLWEIEQPAAAAANGYFVAAPNRVGREDNEYGDLAVDFYGSSQFCDPQGNIVGEYGSQHDEEIVVRDLDMDMIRQVRNAWQFYRDRRPESYTSIPKP; the protein is encoded by the coding sequence ATGACGATCGTTCGAGCGGCGATCACGCAGACGACGTGGACCGGCGACAAGGACTCGATGCTCGACAAGCACGAGCAGTTCGCGCGCGGCGCCAAGGAGCAGGGCGCCCAGGTGATCTGCTTCCAGGAGCTGTTCTACGGCCCCTACTTCGGCATCACCGAGGACGTGAAGTACTACGACTTCGCCGAGCCGGCCGACGGCCCGATCGTGCAGCGCTTCGCCGCGCTCGCGGCCGAGCTCGGCATGGTGATGGTGCTCCCGATCTACGAGGAGGAGCAGCCCGGGGTGTACTACAACACCGCGGTCGTCGTCGACAACGACGGCACCATCCTCGGCAAGTACCGGAAGCACCACATCCCGAACCTCGACAAGTTCTGGGAGAAGTTCTACTTCCGCCCCGGCAACCTCGGCTACCCGGTCTTCCAGACCGCGGTCGGGCCGATCGGCGTGTACATCTGCTACGACCGGCACTTCCCCGAGGGCTGGCGCGAGCTGGGACTCAACGGCGCGCAGATCGTGTTCAACCCGAACGCGACCAAGCCCGGCCTCTCGAACCGCCTGTGGGAGATCGAGCAGCCCGCCGCCGCCGCGGCCAACGGGTACTTCGTCGCCGCGCCCAACCGCGTCGGCCGCGAGGACAACGAGTACGGCGACCTCGCCGTCGACTTCTACGGCTCGAGCCAGTTCTGCGACCCGCAGGGCAACATCGTCGGCGAGTACGGCTCGCAGCACGACGAGGAGATCGTCGTGCGCGACCTCGACATGGACATGATCCGGCAGGTGCGCAACGCCTGGCAGTTCTACCGCGACCGTCGCCCCGAGTCGTACACCTCGATCCCGAAGCCGTGA
- a CDS encoding amidohydrolase family protein: MSIPDDLVAIDAHTHPQTEEFLAAMGSRHTQMAKHFGRERPVVSFAEQADQYRDRRMMAVIVNSDSETTSGIPGAPNDLLGRAQADHPDVFLAFAGIDPWKGEAAIAEIRRMHAEYGIRGVGELNPARQKFLPNDRRFFPIWETCAELGLVVMFHSGFPGAGAGTPGGGGYRLENARPVPYIDDVAAEFPELKIISAHPAWPWHLENLAMVWHKSNVYLDLSGWAPKYLPPEVVRYADSLITDRVLFGSDWPVMTADRWMREFDDLGLKETSRQKILLDNARTLFGL; the protein is encoded by the coding sequence ATGAGCATCCCCGACGACCTCGTCGCCATCGACGCGCACACCCACCCGCAGACCGAGGAGTTCCTCGCCGCCATGGGGTCGCGACACACGCAGATGGCGAAGCACTTCGGCCGCGAGCGGCCCGTGGTCTCGTTCGCCGAGCAGGCCGACCAGTACCGCGACCGGCGCATGATGGCGGTCATCGTGAACTCCGACTCGGAGACGACCTCCGGCATCCCCGGCGCGCCGAACGACCTGCTCGGCCGGGCGCAGGCCGACCACCCCGACGTCTTCCTCGCCTTCGCCGGCATCGACCCGTGGAAAGGCGAAGCCGCGATCGCCGAGATCCGCCGCATGCACGCCGAGTACGGCATCAGGGGCGTCGGCGAGCTGAACCCGGCACGCCAGAAGTTCCTGCCGAACGACCGTCGGTTCTTCCCGATCTGGGAGACCTGCGCCGAGCTCGGGCTCGTGGTCATGTTCCATTCCGGCTTCCCGGGTGCGGGCGCGGGCACGCCCGGCGGCGGTGGGTACCGTCTCGAGAACGCCAGGCCCGTGCCCTACATCGACGACGTCGCCGCCGAGTTCCCCGAACTCAAGATCATCAGCGCGCACCCCGCGTGGCCGTGGCACCTCGAGAACCTCGCGATGGTCTGGCACAAGTCGAACGTCTACCTCGACCTCTCCGGCTGGGCGCCGAAGTACCTGCCCCCGGAGGTCGTGCGCTACGCGGACTCGCTCATCACCGACCGGGTGCTGTTCGGGTCGGACTGGCCGGTCATGACGGCCGACCGCTGGATGCGCGAGTTCGACGACCTCGGACTCAAGGAGACGTCCAGGCAGAAGATCCTGCTGGACAACGCCCGGACCCTGTTCGGGCTCTGA
- a CDS encoding aminotransferase-like domain-containing protein codes for MSSIRVGGETVRGATDAGEPASSGSRAGASVTDAASDAPDLGALFPGLSVAPEFPDRSPRAIAAVLARLINDGDLAPGIRLPTVRELGTALGVSPATISQSWQALARAGLIESRGRAGSFVRDTAPTWLAPRMRGMAAPDDPVRLDLSRGTPDPLLLPPLGPALSRVSARAETGSYQQEPVIPELAAVLASSWPAQAETIMVVDGALDAISRTLEQVVRLGDRVVVEHPGFPPFLDLIELLGAEPVPVRMDASGMVPESLAAALLRRPAAVLLQPRAQNPTGASMTPERAEALAGVIRNAPDTDHLLVVEDDHSGLISTEGDVTLGTWLPERVVHVRSFSKSHGPDLRIAALGGPRHLVERVIARRMIGPGWTSRMLQGILLDLLTDGASIDAVAEARRQYYTRQRALGDALRARGVDVAPADGINLWVPVLSERSALVQLAAGGIRVAAGTPFLAAGADAAGAGGSLAGSPARAVGPSSRTGGPASRRPRDFVRVTVGVVREGIDDVADALATAAHHHAAGGY; via the coding sequence GTGTCGAGTATTCGTGTGGGCGGTGAGACGGTGCGAGGGGCGACGGATGCCGGTGAGCCGGCGTCGTCCGGCTCTCGCGCGGGTGCGTCGGTGACGGATGCCGCTTCGGATGCGCCCGACCTCGGCGCGCTGTTCCCCGGGCTGAGCGTCGCTCCCGAATTCCCCGATCGCTCCCCGCGGGCCATCGCTGCCGTGCTCGCACGCCTGATCAACGACGGCGACCTGGCCCCCGGCATCCGTCTGCCCACCGTGCGCGAGCTCGGCACCGCGCTCGGGGTGAGCCCCGCCACGATCAGCCAGTCGTGGCAGGCGCTCGCCCGCGCGGGGTTGATCGAGTCGCGCGGTCGCGCGGGCAGTTTCGTGCGGGATACCGCGCCGACCTGGCTGGCCCCGCGCATGCGCGGCATGGCCGCCCCCGACGACCCCGTGCGCCTCGACCTCTCGCGCGGCACGCCCGACCCGCTGCTGCTGCCGCCGCTCGGGCCCGCGCTCTCGCGCGTCTCGGCCCGCGCCGAGACCGGCAGCTACCAGCAGGAGCCCGTGATCCCGGAGCTCGCCGCGGTGCTCGCGTCCTCATGGCCCGCGCAGGCGGAGACGATCATGGTGGTCGACGGCGCGCTCGACGCGATCAGCCGCACGCTCGAGCAGGTCGTGCGCCTGGGCGATCGCGTCGTGGTGGAGCATCCGGGCTTCCCGCCGTTCCTCGACCTGATCGAACTGCTGGGCGCCGAGCCCGTGCCGGTGCGCATGGACGCGTCGGGCATGGTGCCCGAGTCGCTCGCGGCCGCCCTGCTGCGCCGCCCCGCCGCCGTGCTGCTGCAACCGCGCGCGCAGAACCCGACCGGCGCGTCCATGACGCCCGAGCGGGCCGAGGCGCTGGCGGGGGTCATCCGGAACGCGCCCGATACCGACCACCTGCTCGTGGTCGAGGACGACCACTCGGGCCTCATCTCGACCGAGGGCGACGTGACGCTCGGCACGTGGCTGCCCGAGCGCGTGGTGCACGTGCGCAGCTTCTCGAAGTCGCACGGACCCGACCTGCGCATCGCCGCCCTCGGCGGGCCGCGCCACCTCGTCGAGCGCGTGATCGCGCGCCGCATGATCGGCCCGGGCTGGACCTCGCGGATGCTCCAGGGCATCCTCCTCGACCTGCTCACCGACGGTGCCTCGATCGATGCCGTCGCCGAGGCGCGCCGGCAGTACTACACGCGCCAGCGCGCGCTCGGCGACGCGCTTCGCGCGCGGGGGGTCGACGTCGCGCCGGCCGACGGCATCAACCTGTGGGTGCCGGTGCTCAGCGAGCGATCGGCGCTCGTGCAGCTCGCGGCCGGGGGCATCCGGGTCGCGGCGGGCACGCCGTTCCTGGCGGCGGGGGCGGATGCCGCTGGGGCCGGCGGGTCGCTCGCCGGTTCGCCCGCGCGGGCCGTCGGACCTTCGTCGCGGACCGGCGGGCCGGCCTCGCGACGCCCACGCGACTTCGTGCGCGTCACCGTCGGCGTCGTGCGCGAGGGCATCGACGACGTGGCCGACGCGCTCGCGACCGCGGCCCACCACCACGCCGCCGGCGGCTACTGA
- a CDS encoding TIGR03842 family LLM class F420-dependent oxidoreductase, with protein MDFGVVLQTNPPSSRVVQLSQLAEVHGFSTAWTFDSHLLWQEPYVIHSQILAETKRMKVGPFVTNPATRDWTVTASTFATLNEMYGNRTICGIGRGDSAVRVTNGKPVTMRELRESIHVIRELGNSREVEYKGSKIRFPWSVGSELEVWVAAYGPMALKLTGEVGDGFILQLADVDIAKWMIRTVREAAEAAGRDPDSITFCVAAPFYVGDDWEHMREQCRWFGGMVGNHVADIVTKYGTDGDVPKALTDYIAGRTGYDYNTHGKADNDHVDFVPDEIVDRFCLLGTAEDHIAKLEELKAIGVDHFAGYLQHDNKEETLRVYGETVIPALSDLVLAKE; from the coding sequence ATGGACTTCGGAGTCGTCCTCCAGACCAACCCGCCCTCGTCGCGCGTCGTGCAGCTCTCGCAGCTCGCCGAGGTGCACGGCTTCAGCACCGCGTGGACCTTCGACTCGCACCTGCTCTGGCAGGAGCCGTACGTCATCCACTCGCAGATCCTCGCCGAGACCAAGCGCATGAAGGTCGGCCCGTTCGTGACGAACCCGGCCACGCGCGACTGGACCGTCACCGCGTCGACCTTCGCGACGCTCAACGAGATGTACGGCAACCGCACGATCTGCGGCATCGGCCGCGGCGACTCGGCGGTGCGCGTGACCAACGGCAAGCCCGTCACCATGCGGGAGCTGCGCGAGTCGATCCACGTGATCCGCGAGCTCGGCAACTCGCGCGAGGTCGAGTACAAGGGCTCGAAGATCCGCTTCCCGTGGTCGGTCGGCTCCGAGCTCGAGGTGTGGGTCGCCGCATACGGGCCGATGGCGCTGAAGCTCACGGGCGAGGTGGGCGACGGGTTCATCCTGCAGCTCGCCGACGTCGACATCGCGAAGTGGATGATCCGCACCGTGCGCGAGGCCGCCGAGGCCGCGGGCCGCGACCCCGACAGCATCACGTTCTGCGTCGCGGCGCCGTTCTACGTCGGCGACGACTGGGAGCACATGCGCGAGCAGTGTCGCTGGTTCGGCGGCATGGTCGGCAACCACGTGGCCGACATCGTGACCAAGTACGGCACCGACGGCGACGTGCCGAAGGCGCTGACCGACTACATCGCGGGACGCACGGGCTACGACTACAACACGCACGGCAAGGCCGACAACGACCACGTCGACTTCGTGCCCGACGAGATCGTCGACCGGTTCTGCCTGCTCGGCACCGCCGAGGACCACATCGCGAAGCTCGAGGAGCTCAAGGCGATCGGCGTCGACCACTTCGCCGGCTACCTCCAGCACGACAACAAGGAGGAGACGCTGCGGGTCTACGGCGAGACCGTGATCCCCGCGCTCTCCGACCTCGTCCTGGCCAAGGAATGA
- the hydA gene encoding dihydropyrimidinase, whose translation MATTLITGGTVVSATGRANADVLVDGERIVAVLEPGSELLGTDLKSGVDTVIDATGKYVIPGGIDAHTHMELPFGGTAAIDTFETGTRAAAYGGTTSIVDFAVQRYGERVQDGLDAWHAKAAGECAIDYGFHQIIGGVDADAIAAMKTLPDQGVTSFKLFMAYPGVFYSDDAQVLKAMQVSRDTGMLTMMHAENGPAIDVLAEQLIEEGKTDPYFHGIARAWQMEEEATHRAIMLANLTGAPLYVVHVSAKQAVEQLAWARDKGQNVFGETCPQYLYLSLEEQLGASSEEWGNFEGAKWVCSTPLRSREEGHQDAMWQALRTNDLQMVSTDHCPFCMKDQKELGLGDFRKIPNGIGSIEHRMDLMYQGVVTGEITLERWVELTSTTPARMFGMYGQKGVIQPGADADIVVYDPNGHTSIGLGKTHHMAMDHSAWEGYEIDGHVDTVLSRGKVIVDDNAYLGAKGDGRFIKRGLTQYLV comes from the coding sequence ATGGCAACCACCCTCATCACCGGCGGCACGGTCGTCAGCGCGACCGGCCGGGCGAACGCCGACGTGCTCGTCGACGGCGAGCGCATCGTCGCCGTGCTCGAGCCCGGCAGCGAGCTGCTCGGCACCGACCTGAAGTCGGGCGTCGACACCGTGATCGACGCGACCGGCAAGTACGTCATTCCGGGCGGCATCGACGCCCACACCCACATGGAGCTGCCGTTCGGCGGCACCGCCGCGATCGACACGTTCGAGACCGGCACCCGAGCGGCCGCGTACGGCGGCACGACCTCGATCGTCGACTTCGCCGTGCAGCGCTACGGCGAGCGGGTGCAGGACGGCCTCGACGCCTGGCACGCCAAGGCCGCCGGCGAGTGCGCCATCGACTACGGCTTCCACCAGATCATCGGCGGCGTCGACGCCGACGCGATCGCGGCGATGAAGACGCTGCCCGACCAGGGCGTGACGAGCTTCAAGCTCTTCATGGCCTACCCGGGCGTCTTCTACTCCGACGACGCGCAGGTGCTGAAGGCCATGCAGGTCAGCCGCGACACCGGCATGCTCACGATGATGCACGCCGAGAACGGCCCCGCCATCGACGTGCTCGCCGAGCAGCTGATCGAGGAGGGCAAGACCGACCCGTACTTCCACGGCATCGCCCGCGCCTGGCAGATGGAGGAGGAGGCGACGCACCGCGCGATCATGCTCGCGAACCTCACCGGCGCGCCGCTGTACGTCGTGCACGTCTCGGCCAAGCAGGCCGTCGAGCAGCTCGCCTGGGCGCGCGACAAGGGCCAGAACGTCTTCGGCGAGACCTGCCCGCAGTACCTCTACCTCTCGCTCGAGGAGCAGCTCGGCGCCTCGAGCGAGGAGTGGGGCAACTTCGAGGGCGCCAAGTGGGTGTGCTCGACGCCGCTGCGCTCGCGCGAGGAGGGCCACCAGGACGCCATGTGGCAGGCGCTGCGCACGAACGACCTGCAGATGGTCTCGACCGACCACTGCCCGTTCTGCATGAAGGACCAGAAGGAGCTCGGCCTCGGCGACTTCCGCAAGATCCCGAACGGCATCGGCTCGATCGAGCACCGCATGGACCTCATGTACCAGGGCGTCGTGACCGGCGAGATCACCCTCGAGCGCTGGGTCGAGCTCACGAGCACGACCCCGGCGCGCATGTTCGGCATGTACGGGCAGAAGGGCGTGATCCAGCCCGGCGCCGACGCCGACATCGTCGTCTACGACCCGAACGGGCACACCTCGATCGGCCTCGGCAAGACGCACCACATGGCGATGGACCACTCCGCCTGGGAGGGCTACGAGATCGACGGGCACGTCGACACGGTGCTCTCGCGCGGCAAGGTCATCGTCGACGACAACGCCTACCTCGGCGCCAAGGGCGACGGCCGCTTCATCAAGCGGGGACTCACCCAGTACCTCGTCTAG
- a CDS encoding ABC transporter ATP-binding protein, protein MSTAPTTTAAVRVTGVDKTFETRSGVVHALQGIDLEVAAGEFVSLIGPSGCGKSTLMRLIADLDEPTAGTVEVNGTSAAQARKDQAYGIAFQQAGLLPWRTVAANVSLPLELHGPSGAARRERVADLLEMVGLSDFADRYPDQLSGGMQQRVAIARSLAEKPGILLMDEPFGALDEMTREKMQTDLVRICAETGAAVVFVTHSIPEAVFLSDRVVVMSPRPGRIQEIVPIQVGADAARDDHLREESVFFEHVTAVREALHGGTAASTARGVETR, encoded by the coding sequence ATGAGCACCGCACCGACGACGACCGCAGCCGTGCGGGTCACCGGGGTCGACAAGACGTTCGAGACCCGGTCGGGCGTCGTGCACGCCCTGCAGGGCATCGACCTCGAGGTGGCGGCGGGCGAGTTCGTCTCGCTCATCGGGCCCTCGGGGTGCGGCAAGTCGACGCTCATGCGCCTCATCGCCGACCTCGACGAGCCCACCGCCGGCACGGTCGAGGTGAACGGCACGTCCGCCGCGCAGGCGCGCAAGGACCAGGCGTACGGCATCGCGTTCCAGCAGGCCGGCCTGCTGCCGTGGCGCACGGTCGCCGCGAACGTGTCGCTGCCGCTCGAGCTGCACGGCCCGTCGGGTGCGGCCCGTCGTGAGCGCGTGGCCGACCTGCTCGAGATGGTCGGCCTCTCCGACTTCGCCGACCGCTACCCCGACCAGCTCTCGGGCGGCATGCAGCAGCGCGTCGCGATCGCCCGGTCGCTCGCCGAGAAGCCCGGCATCCTGCTGATGGACGAGCCGTTCGGCGCGCTCGACGAGATGACCCGCGAGAAGATGCAGACCGACCTCGTGCGCATCTGCGCCGAGACCGGTGCCGCGGTCGTGTTCGTCACGCACTCGATTCCCGAGGCCGTGTTCCTGTCCGACCGGGTGGTCGTGATGAGCCCGCGCCCGGGGCGCATCCAGGAGATCGTGCCGATCCAGGTGGGGGCGGATGCCGCGCGCGACGACCACCTCCGCGAGGAGTCGGTCTTCTTCGAGCACGTCACCGCGGTGCGCGAGGCGCTGCACGGCGGCACCGCCGCCTCGACCGCCCGGGGGGTCGAGACCCGATGA
- a CDS encoding ABC transporter permease, whose protein sequence is MTLATLSPRAETTVRIVAPVTVGLLVLGVWQFLVTVVGVSDYLLPSPASIVEELVAFWPSIVSATVITGTNALIGLVVGTVLGVGLAALAARWRAVDDMSAPIVAALAVIPIVALAPVLNSMFGADSQFGRQAIAALASFVPVFINTLRGFRQTLPVHRDLMRAYAASGSQVFRTVTLPTALPFVLTGIRIASSLAVISALVAEYFGGPRGGLGGLISTSAASSAYARAWAYVVASIALGLLFYLVTLGIERLVLRRIPAGGAR, encoded by the coding sequence ATGACCCTCGCCACGCTGAGCCCGCGCGCCGAGACGACGGTGCGCATCGTCGCGCCGGTCACGGTCGGGCTCCTCGTGCTGGGCGTCTGGCAGTTCCTCGTCACCGTCGTCGGCGTCAGCGACTACCTGCTGCCGAGCCCGGCGTCGATCGTCGAGGAGCTCGTCGCGTTCTGGCCCTCGATCGTGTCGGCCACGGTCATCACCGGCACCAACGCCCTGATCGGCCTCGTCGTCGGCACCGTGCTCGGCGTCGGCCTCGCGGCGCTCGCCGCGCGCTGGCGCGCGGTCGACGACATGTCCGCACCGATCGTCGCGGCGCTCGCCGTGATCCCGATCGTCGCACTCGCGCCCGTGCTCAACTCGATGTTCGGCGCCGACAGCCAGTTCGGCCGGCAGGCCATCGCCGCGCTCGCGTCGTTCGTGCCCGTGTTCATCAACACCCTGCGCGGGTTCCGGCAGACCCTGCCCGTGCATCGCGACCTCATGCGCGCCTACGCCGCGAGTGGCAGCCAGGTCTTCCGCACCGTGACGCTGCCGACCGCGTTGCCGTTCGTGCTCACGGGCATCCGCATCGCCTCGTCCCTCGCGGTGATCTCCGCGCTCGTCGCCGAGTACTTCGGCGGCCCGCGCGGCGGCCTCGGCGGGCTCATCTCGACGTCGGCCGCCTCGAGCGCCTACGCCCGCGCGTGGGCGTACGTCGTGGCATCCATCGCCCTCGGCCTGCTCTTCTACCTCGTGACGCTCGGCATCGAGCGCCTCGTGCTGCGCCGCATCCCGGCCGGAGGTGCGCGATGA
- a CDS encoding ABC transporter permease, which produces MTGTLQEQTTDAAQAASAPDRAPAPGARRRRGGRQAARWVWGVAGVLLVAVIWELYKWLAPADGVVIGETRVLPRTTDLAMPHVWDMLARLGEPVTRAPGANVLWLEIALAALVTLGIAAAGWLVGVIVGIGLALVMQRWRLAEWGLLPWIIVSQTVPLIAFAPVVRSWGSRVEIGAFEWQDWMSVALIASYLAFFPIAVGALKGLQSPDRIHTELMKTYAAGYWQTLFRLRFPASVPYLLPALRLGAANAVIGAVVAEVSTGLQGGIGRLLIQFAGQASGDPAKAWAPIFGAIVLGLVAAGSIALLGVILQNYRRVEVTA; this is translated from the coding sequence ATGACGGGAACCCTGCAGGAACAGACGACGGATGCCGCCCAGGCGGCCTCCGCACCCGACCGCGCGCCCGCGCCGGGCGCGCGTCGCCGTCGCGGCGGCCGCCAGGCCGCCCGCTGGGTCTGGGGCGTCGCCGGCGTCCTGCTCGTCGCGGTGATCTGGGAGCTGTACAAGTGGCTGGCCCCGGCCGACGGGGTCGTGATCGGCGAGACGCGCGTGCTGCCGCGCACGACCGACCTGGCCATGCCGCACGTGTGGGACATGCTCGCCCGCCTCGGCGAGCCCGTCACCCGCGCGCCGGGCGCGAACGTGCTGTGGCTCGAGATCGCGCTCGCTGCGCTCGTCACCCTCGGCATCGCCGCCGCCGGCTGGCTCGTCGGCGTCATCGTCGGCATCGGCCTCGCGCTCGTGATGCAGCGCTGGCGGCTCGCCGAGTGGGGCCTGCTGCCGTGGATCATCGTCAGCCAGACCGTGCCGCTCATCGCGTTCGCGCCGGTCGTGCGCAGCTGGGGCTCGCGCGTCGAGATCGGCGCGTTCGAGTGGCAGGACTGGATGTCGGTCGCGCTCATCGCCAGCTACCTCGCGTTCTTCCCCATCGCCGTGGGGGCGCTGAAGGGCCTGCAGTCGCCCGACCGCATCCACACCGAGCTCATGAAGACGTACGCCGCGGGCTACTGGCAGACCCTGTTCCGGCTGCGCTTCCCGGCATCCGTGCCCTACCTGCTTCCGGCCCTGCGCCTGGGCGCCGCGAACGCCGTGATCGGCGCGGTCGTGGCCGAGGTGTCGACGGGCCTGCAGGGCGGCATCGGCCGCCTCCTCATCCAGTTCGCCGGGCAGGCGTCGGGCGACCCCGCGAAGGCGTGGGCCCCGATCTTCGGCGCCATCGTGCTCGGCCTCGTCGCCGCGGGCTCGATCGCGCTGCTCGGCGTCATCCTGCAGAACTACCGCCGCGTGGAGGTCACCGCATGA
- the cofD gene encoding 2-phospho-L-lactate transferase → MRIVVLAGGVGGARFTRGLREECIRRWPDGEGGTTAEIDVIVNTADDLWLAGLRLMPDFDSLLYALAGVNDEVRGWGRAGETERVSDELAAWGVGWPWFTLGDLDLGTHIARTSWLRDGRTPTQVAERLQQRWTLGARLHPVTDHEIDTQVLVDDPEAPTGSREMHFQEWWTRHRATMRARSFRQLDIEVSRPAPGVLDTLADADLIMLAPSNPVVSIGPILGVPGVRDAITAASAPVVGVSPIIAGSVVRGMADACLTAIGVATDAAAVARHYGASSHAGLLDAWLVDEADAASTSSLVSAGIRAAAVPLWMHDVDTSAAIAGHAIDIATG, encoded by the coding sequence ATGCGGATCGTGGTGCTCGCGGGCGGTGTCGGGGGCGCGCGGTTCACGCGCGGGCTGCGCGAGGAGTGCATCCGCCGCTGGCCCGACGGGGAGGGCGGCACGACCGCCGAGATCGACGTGATCGTCAACACGGCCGACGACCTCTGGCTCGCGGGGCTGCGCCTGATGCCCGACTTCGACTCGCTGCTCTACGCCCTCGCGGGCGTGAACGACGAGGTCCGTGGCTGGGGCCGTGCCGGCGAGACCGAGCGGGTGAGCGACGAGCTCGCCGCGTGGGGCGTCGGCTGGCCGTGGTTCACCCTCGGCGACCTCGACCTCGGCACGCACATCGCCCGCACCTCGTGGCTGCGCGACGGGAGGACGCCCACGCAGGTCGCCGAGCGACTCCAGCAGCGCTGGACGCTCGGTGCGCGCCTGCACCCGGTCACCGACCACGAGATCGACACCCAGGTGCTCGTCGACGACCCCGAGGCGCCGACCGGCAGCCGTGAGATGCACTTCCAGGAGTGGTGGACCCGCCACCGCGCGACGATGCGCGCGCGGTCGTTCCGCCAGCTCGACATCGAGGTCTCGCGCCCCGCCCCGGGCGTGCTCGACACCCTCGCGGACGCCGACCTCATCATGCTCGCCCCCTCGAACCCGGTCGTCTCGATCGGCCCGATCCTCGGCGTGCCGGGCGTGCGCGACGCGATCACCGCCGCATCCGCCCCCGTCGTCGGCGTCTCGCCGATCATCGCGGGCTCGGTCGTGCGCGGCATGGCCGATGCGTGCCTCACGGCGATCGGGGTGGCGACGGATGCCGCTGCGGTCGCGCGCCACTACGGCGCGAGCTCGCACGCCGGGCTGCTCGACGCGTGGCTGGTCGACGAGGCGGATGCCGCGAGTACGTCGTCGCTCGTCTCGGCGGGCATCCGCGCAGCCGCCGTGCCGCTCTGGATGCACGACGTCGACACGTCGGCCGCGATCGCCGGTCACGCCATCGACATCGCGACCGGCTGA
- a CDS encoding ABC transporter substrate-binding protein has translation MKHSTRRGIAAGAFALSAALVLAACSSSDDSGDTGSDAGGDELTEVKLQLQWLPQGQFAGYFAAVENGYFEEEGLEVEIIPSGGDIVPQDALANGDVDYAIAWVPKVLGSIEAGANLTNIAQIFQRSGTLQVSWADSDISSVADFEGKKIGSWGFGNEWEIFAAMAAEGLDSSTVEIITQDFNMNAFLQGDIDAAQAMTYNEYAQLLETPNPDTGELYTADDFNVISYQDTVGAMLQDAIWADTERLESDAEYEEMTISFLKAVIKGWAFVRDNPEEASSITIAAGSGWGPSHELWMVNETNKLIWPAPAGIGVIDEAAWDQTVEGALSAVNEVGASPITTEPPATAWSNQYIEQAIAELGDEVDTTGESFSPIEVELLEGGN, from the coding sequence ATGAAGCACAGCACTCGCCGCGGAATCGCGGCCGGAGCGTTCGCCCTCTCGGCGGCGCTCGTCCTCGCAGCCTGTTCCTCGTCTGACGACTCCGGAGACACCGGGTCGGACGCGGGCGGCGACGAGCTCACCGAGGTGAAGCTCCAGCTCCAGTGGCTCCCGCAGGGCCAGTTCGCCGGCTACTTCGCAGCGGTCGAGAACGGCTACTTCGAGGAGGAGGGCCTGGAGGTCGAGATCATCCCGTCCGGCGGCGACATCGTGCCCCAGGACGCCCTCGCCAACGGCGACGTCGACTACGCGATCGCGTGGGTGCCGAAGGTGCTCGGCTCGATCGAGGCCGGCGCCAACCTCACCAACATCGCGCAGATCTTCCAGCGCTCGGGCACCCTGCAGGTGTCGTGGGCCGACTCCGACATCTCGTCGGTGGCGGACTTCGAGGGCAAGAAGATCGGCTCGTGGGGCTTCGGCAACGAGTGGGAGATCTTCGCGGCCATGGCCGCCGAGGGCCTCGACTCGTCGACCGTCGAGATCATCACCCAGGACTTCAACATGAACGCCTTCCTGCAGGGCGACATCGACGCGGCCCAGGCGATGACCTACAACGAGTACGCGCAGCTGCTCGAGACGCCGAACCCCGACACGGGCGAGCTGTACACGGCCGACGACTTCAACGTCATCAGCTACCAGGACACCGTCGGCGCCATGCTGCAGGACGCGATCTGGGCCGACACCGAGCGCCTCGAGTCCGACGCCGAGTACGAGGAGATGACGATCAGCTTCCTGAAGGCCGTCATCAAGGGCTGGGCGTTCGTGCGCGACAACCCCGAGGAGGCGTCGTCGATCACCATCGCCGCCGGTTCCGGCTGGGGTCCGAGCCACGAGCTCTGGATGGTCAACGAGACCAACAAGCTCATCTGGCCGGCGCCCGCGGGCATCGGTGTCATCGACGAGGCGGCCTGGGACCAGACCGTCGAGGGCGCGCTGAGCGCCGTCAACGAGGTCGGGGCCAGCCCCATCACGACCGAGCCGCCCGCGACCGCCTGGTCGAACCAGTACATCGAGCAGGCCATCGCCGAGCTCGGTGACGAGGTCGACACGACCGGTGAGTCGTTCTCGCCGATCGAGGTGGAGCTCCTGGAGGGCGGCAACTAG